The genomic window TTACCTGCTTCGAATAGCCGGCCGACTGATTCGTAATAGGTACACTTGCCTTAAAAAAACCGACAGTATCACTGATAAGTGGATAAGGTTTAAATCTTGGCAAGTGGTCATTCATAAGGAACAATTCTGAAATGCAAAAATAAGGATTTCAACTGCTAAATTTTCAGTAGCTATTCTTTGTTATCAGATAAGGCTGAGATTCACAAAAAATGATATTATTATGACTTCCTGAGATAAATAAAATTATACCTTTGCAAAAACATGTAGCTAAAGTATAAGTACTTGATATACAATAATAAAGCATGATTTTTATCATGCATTTACTCCGAAAATTAATAAAATATTGCAATGGCAGAAATTGTAGCAAAACTTGAAGATTTCACCTTAAGCAAAGAAGTCCGTAAAAGTGGATCTCTGCAAAAGGTAGGCATCATTGGATGCGGTTCAATGGGTCAGGAGATAGCGAAAACTATCAGCCAACATGGATTCGATGTTGTGATCCTTGATCTGGACCAGGATAAGGTTAATGATGGAATTCTTGGCATCACCCGTCTTATTGATGATGAAATCCGCCGTTGGGGTATGACTCAGGGTGAAAAAAGATTGATTCTTTCCAGGATTAAAGGCTCTATTGAATATAGCTCCCTGGCTGATTGTGACTTGATTCTTGAAGCAATTAATTCTCGCAAACCTGGAACCAGTCTTGAAATTAGGAAGGAAATTTTTAGAAAAGCTGAAAGTGTGATTAGAAGAGATACCATTCTTACTTCTAATACTGCCACACTCATGATTTCAGATCTCGCTTCTGGTCTTCAATATCCCGACAGGGCTGTGGGTCTTCATTTTCTTGCTCCTACTGATAAGGTGAAGGTCCTTGAAGTTGTTAGGAGTGCCAAAACTTCTGATGACGTATATGAACAAGCTTGCCGTTTCGTAAGAATGTTAGAGAAGAAACCTATCCGTTTGATGGAATCTCCGGGGAATATTAGTACCCGTATGATTATCGTTGTCATAAATGAGGCCTGTGAAATGCTTATGGAAGGTATCGCTTCGGCGCATGACATTGATGAATTGATGAGAACAAGTCTTGGCCATCAGTTTGGACCTTTCGAACTTGCTGACAGAATTGGATTGGATAAACTTCAAAAATGGATGGACAACCTGTTTGCTGAATTCGGTGAACATGGGTATAAAGCATCTCCCGTCATAAAAAGGCTCGTTAGGGCAAATTACCTGGGAAAGCCTATGGACAAGGCTTCTATAAGTATGATGAAAACGGGAAAATTGTAGGTAATACAATCACTTGTCCTGAATTTAAATAATTTGATCCTGAAAAAAATAGAAACAATGAAACTAATCGTATTAAACTGTGGAAGTTCTTCTATTAAATATCAGCTTTTTGATATGCCTACTGCTGAGGTACTTGCAAAAGGTTTGGTGGATAAGATTGGACTGAAGGGAGCTTCCATTAAACATAGTAAAGATGAGACAGTGCTTAAACTTGAAGGTGAAATACTAGACCACCAGGCCGGTATTGAACACGTTCTTGCAATTTTGACTCATCCTGAATACGGCTCCCTGAGCAGTCTGGAGGAACTAGGAGCTGTAGGTCATCGTGTCGTCCACGCAGGAGAAAAATACAATGGCTCAGTTGCGGTGACAAAAGAGGTAATTCAAGCATTGGAAGAATGTGTCGATTTAGCTCCACTGCACAATCCTCCTAATCTTGAAGGTATTTACGCCATCACAAAATTACTTCCTGATGTACCCCAGGTGGGTGTATTTGACACAGCTTTTCACCAGACTATGCCAGAACATGCTTTTCTTTATGGTATCCCTTACTCATTGTATGAAAAGTACAAAGTCAGGCGTTATGGCTTTCATGGTTCCAGTCATCGATTCGTTTCCCGACGTGCAGCAGAAATTCTGGGAAAATCATTACATGACCTGAGAATTATCAGTTGTCACCTGGGTAATGGTGCTTCTATTGCAGCTATCAGTGGTGGAAAATCAGTGGATACAAGCATGGGTATGACTCCGGTTGAAGGATTGGTCATGGGAACTCGTTCCGGTGATGTTGATGCAGGAGCGGTTCTATATATTGCTGATAAGGAAGAAACAAGTATCCCTTTTACAAATACATTATTAAACAAACATAGTGGAATGCTTGGTTTATCTGGTGTATCCAGCGATATGCGCGATATAGAAACAGCCGCAGCCGAAGGAAACCACAGAGCCAAAGTAGCACTTGATATATATCATTACCGCATTAAAAAATATATTGGGTCATATGCAGCTGCAATGGGTGGTGTTGATCTCGTAATTTTTACAGGTGGTGTTGGCGAAAATGGATGGGAAACCCGTCAGGAGTGTTGCAGTGGACTTGAATTTATGGGTATGCAACTGGATATTGAGAAAAATACAAAGATGAGAGGTAAAGAAATGGTAATAAGTAAAGAAGATTCCAAAGTTATTATTATGGTTGTTCCTACAAATGAGGAATTAGTCATAGCTCAGGATACTTATGAAATTGTTACTGCATAATATGTTTACTTTCTTTATATTGATGTAATATTCCGAAAAAAAAGGCTGCAACTCAAAATTGCAGCCTTTTTTTTCTCTCTTAAGTTTATTTTAATCAAGTGATTCCATCAATTCATCAGTAATTTCCATATTGTGATACACAGCCTGAATGTCATCATCCTCTTCAAAGAATTCAATGAGACGCATAACCTTTTTTGATGATTCCAGGTCAAGCTTGGTTGTGTCTTTTGGGATACGTTGCAATTTTGCACTTTCTGGTTCAATTCCCATCTCTTCCAGTTTTTTCATCATGGCACCGAAATCTTCCATAGCCGTTGTTATTATGAAAAAATCTTCCTCTAACTGAATATCCTCAGCCCCGGCATCTATAACAGCCATTTCAAATTCATCGAGGTCAAGACTCCCCTGGGGTACAGTGAAAATGCCCTTCCTGTCAAAAATAAAACTCAGTGAACCATTTGTTCCAAGAGTTCCACCAAATTTGTTAAAATACGACCTAACATTGGAAATGGTTCTTTGTGTATTGTCAGTTGTGGCTTCAATGAAAATTGCAATTCCACCATTGGCATATCCTTCATAAGTAGATTCTGCATATGAGGCAGAATCCTTATCAGAGCCCTTGGAAATAGCTCGCTGAATATTGTCCTTGGGCATACTGGCCCCTTTAGCATTTGCAATGGCAAGACGTAATCTCGGATTACCATCCGGATCAGCACCACTCTCTTTTACTGCTACTGTAATTTCTTTAATGATCTTTGAAAAGATCTTGGAACGCTTTGCATCAAGAGCTCCTTTTTTTCGTTTAATAGTCGACCATTTATTATGTCCTGACATATGCTTGTTAGTTGATTATTGTGAACCTTTTTCTTTAATCATATCCAGCACAAAAAATGAAGAATATCGGCAAAGTTAACATTTAGAACTGAAACAAAAAAGCTGCCCCCATAGGAGCAGCTTACCAGTCAACAACCACCAAATTATTGTAAGTGTTTCTTCAAATTCTTAGGCTAAACAGATTGCTTTTCTTTCAATTTCTAAAGATCAGAAAGGTCTGTTAAGCTAATACCAATAGCAAATGGATATAACTCTGGTCCTTTATTCTTCTGGAACATTGGGGTTAGGGAATAGGTAGCATAAAGATTAAGAACTCCCCAGCCAATCTTTGCAATAGCATCCAGTTTGAAAGGATTCATATAGAAATCCTTGCGGTCTTTGTCTTTCTGACGACTACCATCGTCATATACATATTTTGTATGAGTGCCAATCCTCCATCCTCCAACTAGTCCTCCGCTGAGGTGAAAACTATTTGCCTTAGAATTTCTGTTGGTTTGGACTTCCAACATTAATGGCAGTGTGAGGTATGTATTAACCAATTTACTTTTCTCAAAAGTTAGATCTTCGCCTGTAGCACGCTCAAGTATAAGTTTATTATCTCCTTTTAATAATCTGACATCATTATCAAATCTATAATTGTTCCATGTAACACCCAGTCCGGTAACAAGACCAACATGATTCTTGATGAGATTAATGTTCTGCTCAAAAAAGTTTAGGTTAACGGCAATTGATTTCTGATATTTTTGGTCAAGTAGACTGTATTCTGAAGGATAATTTAAGTCATAATCAGGTGTAAGATATCCATTAACTCCGAGTTCTAATCCTTTCCAATGACCATTAAATTTTTGTTTTTTCTTGTCCCTTTTAATCTTGACATCTCCATCTTCATTTACTTCAAGAGTATTATCACCTAGGGTTACCCGAACTGAATCATCGGTAACAACAACGATTCTATCATTATTGATGGTAACCTCAACATTGCCATTGTCATCTGTGTTGGAAACTACCGTATTCTCATCATCATTATCTGCGTTATTTGCTCCTTCATCAATTTTTACACTTTTTACATTCTCCATACCCGTGAAAGTCATGATGTATTCACCGGTTTTTCCAATCTTCTTTACTTCATTATTATCAAAATAGGTCAGGGTACCAGCACCTGATAAATCTGCCTTGAGTTGTTTTCTGGCCATGATTGAAGCATTTCCAGCTCCGGATATTTCAGCATTTGTATTATCAGTTACAAATTCAATGGCTTTGAGTTTACCGGCACCACTTACTTCAGTTTTATGCTCAATGGCTGTTCCGGAGAGATTTACATCAGCAGCCCCACTAATTTCTGTACTCAAATCATCAGCAGTGATAATGAGGTTTTCTTAGAGGCACCACTAGCCTCATTGTAAACTGACTTTGCAGAAATCTCAAGATTGACTTTAGATGCTCCTGATGCAAGCAGCTTAAAATGATCTGCCTGGATTGGAGATAAGCCTTTAACAACAGAGGCTCCATTGGCATCGATTTTATTAATAGCAGGAGATGTGACATATACATTCATCTTTGTGGCATTGCGCACATTATCACAACTAAGGACTAATTCCCCGTTGTTCACTTTTGTCTTTAATTTATCCTGGAGATTTTCATCGATTTCTACGGCTACCTGCTGAACATCACCTTGAGTGAAAAATAAATTAATGGCACAACCAACATTAATAGAGGTGAATGAGTCAACCTGGCGATTTTGTTTGACAACATTGCCATCACCTTTTACCTGGGCCTTAATAGTTGTTGATGAAAGGAGAACAAAAAGTAGAAGGGCTGAGGTCCATTTGAAAGTTTTCATTGTCATATTATTAGAAGTGAGTATTTTTCGAATTTCCAGAACAAGACGTTAACTCAGTTCATTTTGTTACATTCATTTTAATATTTTTTTGCATTTCATTAACAATCGTATCGATTGCCATTGAAAAGTGGGTAGATAATTGGAACCGTAAATAGTTTTGTCTCTGAAGCGGAAACATTAAGTATCCAGATTGTTGTCATTTTATAGTCTTTCAAAAAAAAGCCGGGCATTGCCCGGCTTTGTAAACATCCTTATGTCAGTTTATTTTTTTATATCACGTTGAAGTTCTAATTTATCGCCATACAGGTTGTAGTTGACAACTTTCCCCTGATCATCCCTTTGCAAGTCTAGTTTGACATTATCCTGGGTGAGAGTGTTATAGGTTTTTACTCCGAGTTCAGCAAAAGTCCATACTGAGATTGGTGAAGAGGACTCAGTTGTTTTTTTCTTTCCATTAAAAGCAAAATATTCACCAATTCTTGATGTGAAAGAGTTAAACAGTTTCTTTTCTGGATCTTTATCTGTTGAATTGATCTCTGCATACTGGATTTGTTCTGACAATTTCAGGTTATAGTACAATTCCAGGTAATCATTAAAATGCATCTGACTTGTTCGGATAAATTTGAATTCCGGTTCAACAACATCATGTGATTCAACTTGATGGCTGGCAAGAAGGTTCATCGAAGGGATAATATCAGGATTTCTAACTGCTTGTTTTTCTATATGAACTGAACTATTAATATTGGAGGTGATTGCTTCGTCACTCTTGGAAACAATGGGACGGGATTTGTTTTCAGCAGTTTGGGCAGGTAAAGCAACTTGATTGGATATCTGTTCAACTGGATTCACTTGAGTTTTTTCCTGTGGTAGAGTTGAAGTTTTTTGTTGATTACTGTCAGTCAAGATTGTAGGTTTAATGACAGGATTCAGGAAATTTGAAATTGAAATCAGCAGAGCAAGAGAAGCAGCGGTTGCAAGTGTATAAAAAACAATACGGCGAATTGAAACAGTTTTATGTTTCAGTCCGGCTTTATCCTGGTATTTTATGGAAGTATCTGGAGTAAGCCTGGTTTGAGCATAAAGTTTTCTTTCATATTCAATGTGTGGATTAAGAACAAGGAACTCAGTTAGATCGTTGGACATTTCAGAGGTTAGAATTCCTTCCTGCTCACTTATGAGAATTTCTTCATAATTGGATTCAGAAACTGAACCAAATGGGATGACTTTATGTAATAAAGATTCTTTTTGACTGAATATGATCAAGTTGTCAGGCGAAAGTTTTGAAAGGGAGTAAATTACCTGATCTTTTAGATAAGCTGGATTTTGTTTTAGAAATTCTTCAAGCTGATTTTTTTCTGTGGTAGAAAGCAAACCTTCAATTTCAGCAATCAACACATCATCAATATTGTCAGCAGTGATAATAGCCGATGAGGACATCGCATTTTTTTTTAATGAATCCTTAAGATCAAATTGAATATTAGCATCAGGAACCACTGTTATACTTTCAAATCCTTCAAATTCAGATTTTAATTCTGGATTTTGATCCATAAATGACATCAACTCACTTACTTCAGAAGGGCTAAGATTCCCTTCGAAATAATCTAGGAAGTATGCTTCATAATTATCCTTGTTGATTTTCATTTGAGTTATTATTAGTATTTTGAGATATGATGGTTTGAAGTTTAAATTTTTTATTAAAGTGCTTTTAGATTACCAGGTCAAGGCTGCCGATATATTGTTTTAGGAAAGACCTTGCTCTGAAAATATAGACTTTCACTTGAGATTCATTTAATCCTGTAATTTCTCCGATCTCTTCATACGCATAGCCTTCATAATCCCTTAATAAAATTACTGTTCTTTGTATTTCAGGAAGACGGGATACAGCTTCATTAATTACTTCTTTCAGGTCGTTAAATGAATTATGGTCATGATATTTGCTTTCATAATTGCCGTCGATAGAACTTAGCCTTTGATTTTTCCTGATATGGTCAATCATCGTGTGGTAGGCAGTTGTAAAGAGGTAAGATTTAGCCTTTTCATGACTAATATCCTTAACTTTTTCCCACATCTTCACAAACGATTCCTGTACAATATCCCTGGCAGTATCATCATCCTTTATGTTTTTAAGGATAAACCGGTACACTCCATCTGAATACTGCTCTGCGCACGCATTGTATTCGTTTACAGTCATATTTGCTCTGATTGGTTTCTGGTCAGGTGTACATTGAACGTGTAACTATGCAATAAAGTTACAAATAAATTGAAGTTTATTTAAGAACTCAGAAATGTTCGGACAAAAGAATCTTCCAATTATAAAATACGATAATAGAAATTGCCCTGGAACCAGGAACAATTCAGTGTTATTTTCATCACGAAAATGAAATTACCCTGATCCGGGAATAGATTAATCGAGTTTCAAAACGGCCAGGAAAGCACTCTGAGGTACTTCCACATTACCAACTTGCCTCATACGTTTCTTCCCTTTCTTTTGCTTTTCCAGGAGTTTACGTTTACGAGTGATATCCCCACCATAGCACTTGGCTGTAACATCTTTCCGAAGGGCTTTTACTGTTTCGCGCTATAATTTTAGATCCTATAGCAGCTTGAATAGCGACATCATATTGTTGCCTTGGGATGAGTTCCTTTAGCTTTTCGCACATCCGGCGTCCGAAATCATAAGCATTGTCTCTATGGATTAATGTCGACAAAGCATCAACAGCATCACCATTAAGCAGAATATCCAATTTGGCAAGCGCTGCTTCTTTGTATCCGGAAATATGATAATCAAAGGAAGCATATCCTTTCGAAATGCTTTTCAGTTTATCATAGAAGTCGAAAACGATTTCTCCTAATGGAATTTCAAAATTTAACTCGACTCGATCTTGTGTAAGGTATACCTGATTCAGCAAATTGCCACGTTTGTCCATGCATAATTTCATAATCGAACCGGTATATTCTGATTTTGAGATTATCTGTGCCAGAATATAAGGTTCTTCTACATAGTCAATTTGGGTCACTTCAGGCATTCCAGAGGGATTATGAACTTCCAGTTCTTCGCCTTTAGTGGTAAAAACCTTATACATTACGTTTGGAACAGTATTAATGATGTCCATATCAAATTCCCTGTCAAGACGTTCCTGCACAATTTCCATGTGCAACAAACCAAGGAATCCACAGCGGAAACCAAATCCTAATGCAGCTGATGATTCGGGTTCAAAACTCAATGAAGCATCATTTAGTTGAAGTTTTTCCAGTGATGCACGCAGATCTTCATAATCATCTGTGTCAGTTGGATATATACCCGCAAAAACCATGGGCTTAACATTTTTAAAACCCTCAATAGCGGTCTTGCATGGGTTATCAACATGGGTAATGGTGTCTCCTACTTTTATCTCTTTAGCTGTTTTTATTCCGGATATGATATATCCTACATCTCCTGCACTTAATGCATCAAGAGGGGTTTGCTGCATTCGCAGAATCCCTATTTCATCTGCCTTGTACTCAAGTTCAGTAGAAACAAATTTAACAAGTTCATTTCGTTTAATACTACCATTAAAAATTCTGAAATAGGCAATTACGCCCCTGAACTGATTAAAAAGTGAATCGAATATAAGGGCTTGCAATGGCGCATTAGGGTCTCCTTTTGGAGCTGGAATCCGGTGTATAATTGCATCAAGTATATCGTCAACCCCCATACCAGTCCTGGCACTTGCGCGAATAATGTCTGTTGATTTGCATCCGATGAGATCTACAATCTGATCTTCAACTTCATCAGGCATTGCACTATCACTATCCATTTTGTTCATCACTGGGATAATCTCCAGGTTATGATCAAGGGCCAGGTACAAATTCGAGATAGTCTGAGCCTGAATTCCCTGGGTGGCATCGATCACCAGTAAAGCTCCTTCACATGCTGCTATGGCTCTTGAAACTTCATATGAAAAGTCAACATGTCCCGGAGTATCTATCAGGTTCAGTTTGTATTTTTTTCCTTCATGCTCATAGTCCATCCTTATTGCATGACTCTTGATTGTGATTCCACGTTCTCTTTCAAGATCCATGTCATCAAGTACCTGGTTCTGCATTTGACGTTCAGTCAGAGAGCCTGTGGTTTCAAGTAATCTGTCAGCCAGGGTACTTTTACCGTGGTCTATATGGGCTATGATACAAAAGTTTCTTATATTTTCCATTGGGTGCAAAAGTAAGGAATTTTCCCGGACTGCTCATCAAGGTGTTGTAAGTGACCTGTATATGTTAAGTTTTTATAACAACTTGTATTACTAGGTATAATTTTAAGTGATTATTATAAAAATTCTTACTTTTGCATTCGTTTTTAAAAATGCACTCATTCCTTAAAATCAATATATTATGACAAAAATTAAAGTTGGAATCAATGGTTTTGGTCGTATTGGCCGCCTGGTTTTTCGTGCATCCATCCTAAGAGATGATATTGATGTTGTTGCAATCAATGACCTCATTGATGTTAACTACATGGCTTACATGTTAAAATATGATACTGTACATGGACAGTTCAAAGGTACTGTTGATGTTAAAGACGGTCAGCTTATTGTTAACGGGCAAACCATCAGGGTTACCGCATGCAAAAACCCTGCAGAAATAAAATGGTCAGATGTTGGTGCTGACTATGTAGCAGAGTGTACCGGATTATTCCTTACTAAGGAAACATGCCAGGCTCATATCGATGGTGGCGCAAAACGCGTTATCATGTCTGCTCCTTCAAAAGATGATACTCCAATGTTTGTATATGGTGTAAACCATACAAAATATGCTGGTGAACAGTTTGTTTCCAATGCAAGCTGCACCACTAACTGCCTCGCTCCACTGGTAAAAGTTATTAATGACAATTTTGGACTTGCTGAAGGTTTAATGACTACGGTTCATGCAACCACAGCAACTCAGAAAACGGTTGATGGCCCATCAGCTAAGGATTGGAGAGGTGGCAGGGCTGCTGCCGGTAATATTATTCCATCCAGCACAGGTGCTGCTAAAGCTGCTGCCAAAGTTATTCCTGAATTAAAAGGAAAACTAACCGGTATGTCATTCAGAGTGCCAACTTTGGATGTTTCTGTAGTTGACCTGACCTGTCGGCTTGAGAAAGCTACTACCTATGAAGAAATCAAAGCTGCGGTTAAAGCAGCTGCTGATGGCCCAATGAAAGGAGTTCTAGGTTATACTGAAGAAGCTGTAGTCTCAAGTGATTTCATAGGTGACAGCCGTACTTCTATATTTGATGCTGAAGCGGGTATCATGTTGAATCCAAACTTTGTGAAATTAGTTGCCTGGTATGATAATGAGTGGGGGTATTCATGCAAAGTCCTTGATATGATTGCTCATATGACTACAGTAGCGTAATCAATTCTCACAAATAAAAAAGGATTATCAGAATTCTGGTAATCCTTTTTTTATGTGTGAGGTTAGCTTTCTACAATTTTAATGCAGTAAATAACTTAATCTACGATCCCGTTTCTAAATTTTAATCATTTTGCTGAGATCAAATTAGGGCCGAAAATTACCATGAATTGTGATTTGAATTTTAATCATACTTAACTTAAAATATATTCCCGATAGCGACTTAATGAAAAAATGGAGAGTTCTTCTTACCTGATGATTGTAACAGATCCTTTCAATGTTCGTTTAATCGTTCCATATAAAGTGATTTCAAACACATCGCATACATAATAATATACGCCATCACTAGCTGGTTGA from Bacteroidales bacterium includes these protein-coding regions:
- a CDS encoding 3-hydroxyacyl-CoA dehydrogenase family protein, with the protein product MAEIVAKLEDFTLSKEVRKSGSLQKVGIIGCGSMGQEIAKTISQHGFDVVILDLDQDKVNDGILGITRLIDDEIRRWGMTQGEKRLILSRIKGSIEYSSLADCDLILEAINSRKPGTSLEIRKEIFRKAESVIRRDTILTSNTATLMISDLASGLQYPDRAVGLHFLAPTDKVKVLEVVRSAKTSDDVYEQACRFVRMLEKKPIRLMESPGNISTRMIIVVINEACEMLMEGIASAHDIDELMRTSLGHQFGPFELADRIGLDKLQKWMDNLFAEFGEHGYKASPVIKRLVRANYLGKPMDKASISMMKTGKL
- a CDS encoding acetate kinase translates to MKLIVLNCGSSSIKYQLFDMPTAEVLAKGLVDKIGLKGASIKHSKDETVLKLEGEILDHQAGIEHVLAILTHPEYGSLSSLEELGAVGHRVVHAGEKYNGSVAVTKEVIQALEECVDLAPLHNPPNLEGIYAITKLLPDVPQVGVFDTAFHQTMPEHAFLYGIPYSLYEKYKVRRYGFHGSSHRFVSRRAAEILGKSLHDLRIISCHLGNGASIAAISGGKSVDTSMGMTPVEGLVMGTRSGDVDAGAVLYIADKEETSIPFTNTLLNKHSGMLGLSGVSSDMRDIETAAAEGNHRAKVALDIYHYRIKKYIGSYAAAMGGVDLVIFTGGVGENGWETRQECCSGLEFMGMQLDIEKNTKMRGKEMVISKEDSKVIIMVVPTNEELVIAQDTYEIVTA
- a CDS encoding YebC/PmpR family DNA-binding transcriptional regulator; the protein is MSGHNKWSTIKRKKGALDAKRSKIFSKIIKEITVAVKESGADPDGNPRLRLAIANAKGASMPKDNIQRAISKGSDKDSASYAESTYEGYANGGIAIFIEATTDNTQRTISNVRSYFNKFGGTLGTNGSLSFIFDRKGIFTVPQGSLDLDEFEMAVIDAGAEDIQLEEDFFIITTAMEDFGAMMKKLEEMGIEPESAKLQRIPKDTTKLDLESSKKVMRLIEFFEEDDDIQAVYHNMEITDELMESLD
- a CDS encoding DUF2807 domain-containing protein, which produces MSTEISGAADVNLSGTAIEHKTEVSGAGKLKAIEFVTDNTNAEISGAGNASIMARKQLKADLSGAGTLTYFDNNEVKKIGKTGEYIMTFTGMENVKSVKIDEGANNADNDDENTVVSNTDDNGNVEVTINNDRIVVVTDDSVRVTLGDNTLEVNEDGDVKIKRDKKKQKFNGHWKGLELGVNGYLTPDYDLNYPSEYSLLDQKYQKSIAVNLNFFEQNINLIKNHVGLVTGLGVTWNNYRFDNDVRLLKGDNKLILERATGEDLTFEKSKLVNTYLTLPLMLEVQTNRNSKANSFHLSGGLVGGWRIGTHTKYVYDDGSRQKDKDRKDFYMNPFKLDAIAKIGWGVLNLYATYSLTPMFQKNKGPELYPFAIGISLTDLSDL
- a CDS encoding DUF2807 domain-containing protein codes for the protein MKTFKWTSALLLFVLLSSTTIKAQVKGDGNVVKQNRQVDSFTSINVGCAINLFFTQGDVQQVAVEIDENLQDKLKTKVNNGELVLSCDNVRNATKMNVYVTSPAINKIDANGASVVKGLSPIQADHFKLLASGASKVNLEISAKSVYNEASGASKKTSLSLLMI
- a CDS encoding RNA polymerase sigma factor → MTVNEYNACAEQYSDGVYRFILKNIKDDDTARDIVQESFVKMWEKVKDISHEKAKSYLFTTAYHTMIDHIRKNQRLSSIDGNYESKYHDHNSFNDLKEVINEAVSRLPEIQRTVILLRDYEGYAYEEIGEITGLNESQVKVYIFRARSFLKQYIGSLDLVI
- the gap gene encoding type I glyceraldehyde-3-phosphate dehydrogenase, translating into MTKIKVGINGFGRIGRLVFRASILRDDIDVVAINDLIDVNYMAYMLKYDTVHGQFKGTVDVKDGQLIVNGQTIRVTACKNPAEIKWSDVGADYVAECTGLFLTKETCQAHIDGGAKRVIMSAPSKDDTPMFVYGVNHTKYAGEQFVSNASCTTNCLAPLVKVINDNFGLAEGLMTTVHATTATQKTVDGPSAKDWRGGRAAAGNIIPSSTGAAKAAAKVIPELKGKLTGMSFRVPTLDVSVVDLTCRLEKATTYEEIKAAVKAAADGPMKGVLGYTEEAVVSSDFIGDSRTSIFDAEAGIMLNPNFVKLVAWYDNEWGYSCKVLDMIAHMTTVA